Part of the Lotus japonicus ecotype B-129 chromosome 6, LjGifu_v1.2 genome, GTGAGGGAATCTGTACCCTTTATATAAGAAATATTTTGACCATATATCTAGTCCATGTGAGAACTTTACAAATTGGGAGCTCTAATACCAACTTGCAATACACAGTCTCAATTTTACTTCTGATAATATAATCTGCCCAAAACTAGAAATAAGGAAAGTACAGATatacaaataaaattataagtAAGATGCAAAAATGAAGGAAATAAGGGAACTCAAGTAATCCAACAGTTTAGTTGCCCTATGTGTATGCATATTTCatactttttaaattattatattttgattATATCGGTATAGCAGCAAATCATCTAGGTATAACACATACGATAATTTTGATCAACAATACTGCATAATTGAATCCATATTAATGAATATTGCGTATTTGATAACTATGGTCATTAGTAGTCTATGAGATAACCTTTGTCCCAAACTTAAGATATAACAAAAACTTGCTTGAAAATTCAATttcctgtttttatttttgtttctcaTATTGAAGATCCATCGTAAATTCCTCTCCCCCTTTTGATTGATGGCACTGTTAATAGTAAGAATTATTAATAGATGATTATTTTATCTCATTGGTAATCTATGTATTTGACAGGACTGAAATTGAGATGATTGGTGATATTCTTAAAACTGTTACTGCAAGACTAGATGACAGTGCATACTTGGTTGTTGCTGATCACCCAGTGGGAGTGGAATCTCGTGTGCAGGACATGATTCAATTATTAAGTGGTAAATCAAATGAGGTTCGCATAGTAGGAATCTTGGGAATGGGAGGAAGTGGTAAAACAACCATTGCCAAAGCCATTTACAATGAAATTAATCAGAATTTTGAAGGCAAATGCTTCCTTCCAAATATAAGGGAAGCTTGGGACCAACATGATGGCAGAGTTGCTTTGCAAGAACAACTTCTTTCAGGCATCTTAAGAAATAGAAGGATGAAATTACATAGCATTGAATTAGGAAAAGCAATAATAAAGGAACGTCTTTGCCACAAGAGGGCACTTGTTGTACTTGATGATATAAATAGTTTGGACCAACTAAAAGCTTTGTGCGGGAGTCGTGAATGGTTTGGTCAAGGAAGTAGGTTAATCATCACAACTAGAGATGAGCATTTACTGAAAGTTCTTCAAGTGGTTCATATATACAGAACCCAAGAAATGGATGAAAGTGAGTCTCTTGAGCTTTTTAGTTGGCATGCATTTAAGCAAGTTGCTCCACCAGCAGATTTCATTGAACTCTCAAGAAGGGTTGTTGCTTATTCTGGAAGACTACCGCTAGCCCTTGAAGTTCTTGGCTCTCATTTGTTTGAAAGGGAAATTGCTGAGTGGGAAAGTGCATTGTCGAAACTTGAAGTTATTCCCCATGgtcaaattcaaaaaaaattaaaaataagctatgATGGTTTAAGCGATGAGATGGAGAAAGATATATTCCTTGATATATGTTGTTTCTTCATAGGTAAGGGCAGAAACTATGTTACACAGATTTTAGATGGATGTGGACTTCATGGGGAAATTGGAATTACTGTCCTCATTGAGCGAAGCCTTTTAAAAGTTGACAAGAATAATAAGCTTCAAATGCATGATTTGCTCAAAGTAATGGGAAGAGAGATTGTACGTGAGATGTCACCAAAGAATCCCGAGAAGCGCAGCAGGTTATGGTTTCATGATGATGTTGTTGATATGATGACAAACAACACTGTAAGAACTTTCTCATATATCTACATTGATAGGCAGATTGTTTCATACATTTTAATACATATTATGGAAAGTAAAAGTGTGTCAATATGTTGAATGGACCATAAACTTGTTTACTCATCATaaactaaaagaaaagaaaaaaaaactattgcgTAGTATTGTTTCCTAACTTTTAATTGTGATgtctttttcatattttaaacttTGATATTTTGCTGTTGTGCATTacattgtttttttattttacaggcAACAATAGCTGTCGAGGGACTGGCTTTAAGTTTACCAAAAAACAATGATGATGTTGTTTTTGGGACTAAAGCTtttaagaagatgaagaaactCAGATTGCTTCAACTTGGTCATGTAAAACTTACTGGAGATTTTGAATATTTCTCGAAAGACTTGCGTTGGCTCTGCTGGCCTGGGTTTCCTTTAAGATACATGCCTGGGAACTTTTGTCTTAAAAAATCAGTTGCTATTGACTTGAAGCACAGCAATCTGCAATTTATCTGGAAGGAGCCTCAGGTGATTAATTAAAACAAATTCGACAGTCCCTCTTGATCAACATAATAGCTGGCATctaattcatttttgttttttatattttcagttGCTTGATAGGCTGAAATTCCTCAATCTGAGTCATTCCCATTACTTGACACATACACCTGATTTTTTAAGACTACCAAATCTTGAAAAGTTAATGCTGAAAGATTGTCCAAAATTATTGATGGTTCACCCAACAATTGGAGATCTTAAATATCTTATCCTGCTAAATTTGAAGGACTGTAAATCCCTCATTGACCTCCCAAAAAGTGTCTATAAGTCGAAATCTCTGAAATCTCTAGTTCTTTCCGGCTGTTCAAAAATTGACAAGTTGGAAGAGGACATCATGCAGATGGAGTCATTGACAAATCTAGAGGCAGATGACACTGCTATCACACAGGTTCCCGATTCTCTAATGagattaaaaaatatcaaacatGTGTCTCTGTGTGGCTATGAAGGATTATCAAGTCATGTATTTCCTTCTCTAATTTTGTCTCTAATGTCTCCACGTAATCTTATGTGTAAAGTTTTTGGGAGCATTTCATCATCACTTCAAAGTCTTTCAGTTGGTTTAGCTAGCATGAATCCTGCAGAAATGGAATTAAGACCAAGAACACCTCAGATAACATATACAGAAACTCACACATCAATTGATTTTCAGATCTCCATTCACACTGcaaagtctgaaaacttgaCAAGTTCTCTTGTTATTCAATCAGGAGAGTGCAGCAAAGCTAAAGCCACTGATAGTGATTCTTTTACAGAGAGTATTTCTCaggtttctttctctctctcttagtcTCTTAGTAATTAGAGCAGTACTGTCATTATACATCATTTTCCTCATATTGGATGGCTAAGAAGCTTCAATAAACATATAAATATTAGAAAAGTTTTGTTGATATATTGGGTATAAATACATAAAAGAATTAAAAGAGTAAGTTAGTGCTTACGGTTAGTAAGGCTTGTAAAGCCAGTTCTAGTTACATATTTAGTAGTATATATACATGATCTTCTGTAACAAAAACCAAAAACTTATTGAATGAGAATACTTGATTTTGTGATCTTCTATTTCCAATGTTACAATGATAAAATGGAAAATGTCCTTCCAATCTGGATGGATAATTAAATGCATGCAATGTTTCTAAATTGTTGGCATGAGTTGTATCCCTTGTTCTAAGAGAAAACCAATATTAGCCTTTGATAGTGTACTTCTTAAAATAGAGTCCTTGATTGTCTATTTATATATAGCTATATATATAGCTGCTACTACAAAAGATGAATGAAAATAGAATATGCAGAAATTCTCGTGATGACATATATAGCTGTTACTCTGTGTTAACATAAATATTCATTGTACAGGGATGGACTAGTGATGGATCCGGTGACTGTGACTGTTCTTTTCCTGGTGGTGACACTAAATGGCTAACCTTCAAAAGTGAAGGTTCgtcattgttttttaaaatgcCTGACACTGGTAGCAGGTTGAAAGGAATGACTCTCCATATTATATGTTCCTCTTCCCCTGTGAACATGGCTTCTGAATGTGATATTCTTAGCGTCTTGATAATGAATCACACAAAGAACATCATTCTGTCCTACAACCGAGGCACAGCATCTTCCTTCAAAGATATAGAATGGCAAGGATTTTTGTCAAATCTTGAACCTGGTAATGACGTGCAGGTTGTCGTAGTTTTGGGGCATCCATTTACTGTGAAGAAGACAATAGTCCATGTAATATATGGTGAATCAGCTGATGACATAATTATGGAGTATTCTTCAGCCATTCCTGCACCAGGTAACAATTTTACAGTTGCGAATTATATCCTCTATTTTCACAAGACTTTTCTACATTTATTGTTGTGATTAATTTTGTAAAATGATGACTTTTTTGTTCATCTAAATTTAACATGTTTTTCATACTTCCATCatgctaacattgtattgtacCCCGTACACCCAAGCCTCACAATTCACAAATGGTTAACTTGTTTTGAAAAACTAATGTCTCAGGACATACTTAAGCTAATTAATAcaaattgttttcaaaaaaaagttcacATGCAGTGAATTTATAGGTAGAAATAATTGCTTAGAGGTTTCCTAACCAGACTGAATGACTGATTACAATTCAAATTGAacataagagagagagagagagagagagagagagagagaggaaaaaggataagttaaaaactaaaaacagaaaaggaGAAGATTATGATCAGATAATTCTGATCTATCTCAATATCTCATCTTTCCTAAATATCCTAACAACTAATCTAATCCTATCATAAAATATTGATATCTTTGTTTTAAGGTTTAGTATAATCAAGTATAAGAAAAATAAGTGtggtaaaattaaatttagtaTAATTATATCAGAGAAATCAGAAACCTGATTCTTAGGAAAATCTGGGTAATTGAAATGCCTCCATAAATCTTCCACAAGACCGAAACCCAAGAACAATCATTCAACATGATGAAGAAGGTAGAGAGATAACAAAGAGAAAACTtgtaaagagaaaatgaaatgaatatgTATATTTTCCAGATTAGATTGAAATGTATATATATTGTAAGTTTTTACTTATTCAGTTTTTCTCTAATGTCTaaggtttttgttttttcttcttcctttttttcttgATCTAAATCTAAGAGACAAAGGACATACTTTTTGATGGTGGGGTTGCTTCTTTAAGTAAGCCATGTGGTTTTATGGTCTTGCACAGAAgatatttgttatttttccacTCCTACTTCTGATAGTTTCATTTTGTGCATTGCTGTTGCTATTGCTCAAATCTGGTTTTGGTGATTTTCTCCAACAGCTCTGGATGtggttttcttctattttttttttattttaactgaGACAGATTATTGGAGTAATGTTTGGAAATCTtatgtatttaatatattttctctGGATTGTTCACAACTCATAAATAagcattctattttttttttctgacatCAAGCAAATTAACCCCTTATTTTTATCAGCAATATGATTATAAAATGAATGGATTGTAAGCCATTGTAATTTAGATAGTTTACTCTATCGAATGCTTGAATTTAATTGTTTTATCACCTCTTTACAGGACGAAAAAGGATGCTATAAGAAGTCTGGACCGGTTGAGGTAATTAACTGCTTCAGTTTCTTTTTGccatttctaatttttttgtttgatgcAAGAGAGGGCTTTTGGCCATTTCTATTTAGTTGTTCTATTAATTTCGAGTTTCATAATTTATTACATTGGAGTTTGATTGTATATTGCAAAGCTCACAAACCAGTCCTTTTCTCTGTTGCATTCCTTCTTACAACTTGAATGATAATGTAGGCATACTAGAGGAATCAGAACTGGAGAAATCTTGGGGCATTTTTCATTGGCAACCTGGTGTTTATATGCTCATCAAGCACAAGTTCTGGCTATTTTATCAGGCTCTCCTTCTCTGCAGGCAGTTCTCTCTCCACCATGTTATGATTTTGAGTGCTTCCTCTTTGGCTTTGGGTTGGGTCAATTGTAAACTGAATCGACCATTAGCTTTGCTTAATGAGttgaatttgattgattttatCATGAGGGAGGTGGGCTGTTTTGGGGTAGCTCACATCTTTGGAGAATCCAACTGGCTTCTAAGCCAAGTGATCTTGTTATATCCTATATTCTGGGACTCTTGGGATATTTAATCACctgttttaatataatataatattttctctttaaAAAATTGTAGTTCGAACTTGGAAAGCAGATATAATTCAAAGATATTGCGGTTACTTCAATTTTGCCCTGCCATATTTTGGTGAGATTCAATGTTTTTTAAGTTGTTAATGGTTACTTTTGTCATTTGTATGAGTAAACTATTTGTCTGGCTTGAGTAAAGTATTTATAGGAAGGTCCCTGCAAGTTTCTCTTCCAAGCTTCGAATAGAGGAAGGCAGTTAGTCTCAAAGCATACCCTTCGGAACCCAAGATCCACCGCAAGGAACATAGCCCACCGGAAGCTAAGCGCTTCAGCCTCAGTCGGATCACTTGTTGATGCAGCTAGAATCTTCCCCGCGCTGTTTCTTGCAATAAAACCAAACCCCGCCATATGGTCCTGCGGGAAAGAAgcatcaaaattgattttgaatacACTTGTAGGAGGACGAGACTAGGTGTTGGGCCGAGAGGACTGCAGCGGTGGCTTGTCCAGCATTGGAGGCgaaactgtaacgccccgattttcggAACTATTACTTTGAGTAACCAATTATGAAATTACGAAAGAATTTGCGTCGATTAATTAAAACATCATTAATGACAAAGCTCTTCATTAAAGTTCGTAAACATTTTCCCCACTTCATAACTCCGTAAttaaaaatcaacaaaaccTTTTAAAGAAATAGTTGTCGCGTCAGAATTAATGTCACAGCGGAAAAACTTCGTAAACATACACAACGCGAAACGTAAAACTCTTACTTGTAAACTCGTTTCGAAATAATTATCACAGCGAAAAAATCATAAGTAAACCTTCTTGTAAATAAGAACCCAAAAGAACTTTCATTAAAACTTCAAAGGTAAATAATACACCTTGTTCCAAATTGTATATCAAAACCTTCAACGAAGTACACCAActtataaaataaaagagattaCAAAATACGTAGAGTAAAGCGTTTCCAAAACTCTAAACTAACAAATAGAAACTACTCGCTCGAAAACAGTCACTCATCCCATCCCAAACTTGACTCTCACCGACCATCTTCAGAAATCAGCTCCAATACCCAAGTCAA contains:
- the LOC130724660 gene encoding disease resistance-like protein DSC1 isoform X1, which gives rise to MSSSSTNIANLESIIDRVFFSYTLADIEVEPFISLLHKKLSIPTCCFDNINKVKGNPPRREIKGSGVSVVVFSERYGGSSRCLKELEKILECHRVQGQVVLPVFFGVDVCDVREQKGIFGQEFELMVKRRSVEEDTVLTWRKALSEIASFTGYSAPPDRFRCDAVGNIVGSVRMVLDSKFLSRPLQAVGLDVRAEDLIDRFGMRRTTVSFVGIWGKGGIGKTSIAKVIYNNIFHSFEGSSFLANIKNVWKQDNGDDYLRKQLLSDINNTTDMSVGSTEMEKMLSHKRVLVVLDDVSQLDQLKSLCGSRDRFGVGSTILITTREKQVLDLFELDVVYEMKKMDTSKSLELFSWHAFKHYSPPNDLIQLSRKAIYYCGGLPLALEVLGSLLHDRTASEWECILKLLNRNQSNEVLNVLKLSYDFLDDDILDDDEKKIFIEVACFYMGKDRHNITQLLDSCGLAAETGICKLIQRGLLKVDQNNKLEMHDLVQEMGIELNRLKPKSKWVHDVFLSFRGSDTRRSFTSHLYAALQNAGIEVYMDDKLKRGENISSSLLQEIECSRVSIIIFSVNYANSRWCLQELEKIMECHKTIGQEVVPVFYDVEPSEVRNQVGSFGKALEELVQKTSATKEMIIRWKRALAEAANLSGWNLNSYRTEIEMIGDILKTVTARLDDSAYLVVADHPVGVESRVQDMIQLLSGKSNEVRIVGILGMGGSGKTTIAKAIYNEINQNFEGKCFLPNIREAWDQHDGRVALQEQLLSGILRNRRMKLHSIELGKAIIKERLCHKRALVVLDDINSLDQLKALCGSREWFGQGSRLIITTRDEHLLKVLQVVHIYRTQEMDESESLELFSWHAFKQVAPPADFIELSRRVVAYSGRLPLALEVLGSHLFEREIAEWESALSKLEVIPHGQIQKKLKISYDGLSDEMEKDIFLDICCFFIGKGRNYVTQILDGCGLHGEIGITVLIERSLLKVDKNNKLQMHDLLKVMGREIVREMSPKNPEKRSRLWFHDDVVDMMTNNTATIAVEGLALSLPKNNDDVVFGTKAFKKMKKLRLLQLGHVKLTGDFEYFSKDLRWLCWPGFPLRYMPGNFCLKKSVAIDLKHSNLQFIWKEPQLLDRLKFLNLSHSHYLTHTPDFLRLPNLEKLMLKDCPKLLMVHPTIGDLKYLILLNLKDCKSLIDLPKSVYKSKSLKSLVLSGCSKIDKLEEDIMQMESLTNLEADDTAITQVPDSLMRLKNIKHVSLCGYEGLSSHVFPSLILSLMSPRNLMCKVFGSISSSLQSLSVGLASMNPAEMELRPRTPQITYTETHTSIDFQISIHTAKSENLTSSLVIQSGECSKAKATDSDSFTESISQGWTSDGSGDCDCSFPGGDTKWLTFKSEGSSLFFKMPDTGSRLKGMTLHIICSSSPVNMASECDILSVLIMNHTKNIILSYNRGTASSFKDIEWQGFLSNLEPGNDVQVVVVLGHPFTVKKTIVHVIYGESADDIIMEYSSAIPAPGRKRML
- the LOC130724660 gene encoding disease resistance protein RUN1-like isoform X2; translation: MVLDSKFLSRPLQAVGLDVRAEDLIDRFGMRRTTVSFVGIWGKGGIGKTSIAKVIYNNIFHSFEGSSFLANIKNVWKQDNGDDYLRKQLLSDINNTTDMSVGSTEMEKMLSHKRVLVVLDDVSQLDQLKSLCGSRDRFGVGSTILITTREKQVLDLFELDVVYEMKKMDTSKSLELFSWHAFKHYSPPNDLIQLSRKAIYYCGGLPLALEVLGSLLHDRTASEWECILKLLNRNQSNEVLNVLKLSYDFLDDDILDDDEKKIFIEVACFYMGKDRHNITQLLDSCGLAAETGICKLIQRGLLKVDQNNKLEMHDLVQEMGIELNRLKPKSKWVHDVFLSFRGSDTRRSFTSHLYAALQNAGIEVYMDDKLKRGENISSSLLQEIECSRVSIIIFSVNYANSRWCLQELEKIMECHKTIGQEVVPVFYDVEPSEVRNQVGSFGKALEELVQKTSATKEMIIRWKRALAEAANLSGWNLNSYRTEIEMIGDILKTVTARLDDSAYLVVADHPVGVESRVQDMIQLLSGKSNEVRIVGILGMGGSGKTTIAKAIYNEINQNFEGKCFLPNIREAWDQHDGRVALQEQLLSGILRNRRMKLHSIELGKAIIKERLCHKRALVVLDDINSLDQLKALCGSREWFGQGSRLIITTRDEHLLKVLQVVHIYRTQEMDESESLELFSWHAFKQVAPPADFIELSRRVVAYSGRLPLALEVLGSHLFEREIAEWESALSKLEVIPHGQIQKKLKISYDGLSDEMEKDIFLDICCFFIGKGRNYVTQILDGCGLHGEIGITVLIERSLLKVDKNNKLQMHDLLKVMGREIVREMSPKNPEKRSRLWFHDDVVDMMTNNTATIAVEGLALSLPKNNDDVVFGTKAFKKMKKLRLLQLGHVKLTGDFEYFSKDLRWLCWPGFPLRYMPGNFCLKKSVAIDLKHSNLQFIWKEPQLLDRLKFLNLSHSHYLTHTPDFLRLPNLEKLMLKDCPKLLMVHPTIGDLKYLILLNLKDCKSLIDLPKSVYKSKSLKSLVLSGCSKIDKLEEDIMQMESLTNLEADDTAITQVPDSLMRLKNIKHVSLCGYEGLSSHVFPSLILSLMSPRNLMCKVFGSISSSLQSLSVGLASMNPAEMELRPRTPQITYTETHTSIDFQISIHTAKSENLTSSLVIQSGECSKAKATDSDSFTESISQGWTSDGSGDCDCSFPGGDTKWLTFKSEGSSLFFKMPDTGSRLKGMTLHIICSSSPVNMASECDILSVLIMNHTKNIILSYNRGTASSFKDIEWQGFLSNLEPGNDVQVVVVLGHPFTVKKTIVHVIYGESADDIIMEYSSAIPAPGRKRML